One segment of Elusimicrobiota bacterium DNA contains the following:
- a CDS encoding O-antigen ligase family protein codes for MTQMLPTLPWMAAAACAIVAAGAFSIPAAQRFFPRALFVSGATLAVVGIIGRGQGNRFFYELRGLPPHPAAFGPFHNPNHAAAFLELCFFAGMGVFLADLFRSSTTPHIRRHELPDLWAKRILTLFLLTIIVWGIITTGSRGAQLTICIGLALWSISALRSDKGWSLRRAACAILLPLALFAIFRGLSSRSFPIADWRQDWSFSIRHSIYRSAVLMLEDDPLLGEGLGTFQDRFPAVKDLEIHARVDNAHGDWLMLAVEIGPPAALIMFCLFLGFAIHFLHGGAADIERSALSAAAISIFLHGLVESILWVPALTSTMALCLAWIASPREAHAPRSPLTSRLFRPAVLALCLIGISFSTRPLAAAIHTLQARSCPMPARPYHLQRAAAWMPTSSNFLHLAEGYLDIARVNPEAAQILMREALESIRIPTRIHSGDTHCLRLSGSLLHYIDRISDGRLLAQRARLLDYAGK; via the coding sequence ATGACGCAGATGCTCCCCACTCTACCCTGGATGGCGGCCGCCGCATGTGCCATCGTCGCCGCGGGAGCCTTTTCCATCCCCGCGGCGCAGCGTTTCTTCCCGCGAGCCCTCTTCGTTTCTGGAGCGACCCTTGCCGTCGTCGGCATCATCGGGAGAGGGCAGGGGAACCGCTTTTTCTACGAACTTCGGGGATTACCGCCGCATCCCGCCGCTTTCGGACCATTCCACAACCCGAATCACGCAGCAGCCTTCCTTGAACTCTGTTTCTTTGCAGGAATGGGCGTTTTCTTGGCCGACTTGTTCCGCTCGTCAACGACCCCGCACATACGAAGGCACGAACTTCCCGACCTCTGGGCAAAGAGAATCCTAACCTTGTTCCTGCTCACGATCATCGTCTGGGGCATCATCACGACCGGGTCACGAGGAGCCCAATTGACCATCTGCATCGGCCTCGCTCTATGGTCGATATCGGCGCTTCGTTCCGACAAGGGGTGGTCACTGCGTCGCGCCGCATGTGCCATCCTGCTCCCATTAGCCCTCTTCGCGATCTTCCGCGGCCTTTCCTCCCGCTCGTTCCCCATCGCAGATTGGAGACAAGACTGGTCTTTCTCAATACGCCATTCCATCTACCGTTCTGCGGTGCTGATGCTGGAGGACGACCCCCTGCTCGGAGAAGGGCTGGGAACTTTCCAGGACCGATTCCCCGCGGTCAAGGACCTGGAAATCCATGCTCGCGTCGATAACGCCCATGGAGACTGGCTCATGCTCGCGGTCGAAATCGGTCCGCCGGCGGCGCTCATCATGTTCTGTCTCTTCCTTGGCTTCGCCATCCATTTCCTCCATGGGGGGGCCGCCGACATTGAACGCTCTGCGCTCTCGGCCGCTGCGATATCGATATTTCTTCATGGACTCGTTGAGTCCATCCTCTGGGTGCCGGCACTGACTTCAACCATGGCGCTCTGTCTCGCATGGATCGCATCCCCGCGAGAAGCGCACGCCCCCCGCTCTCCGCTGACTTCGAGGCTCTTTCGCCCGGCTGTCCTGGCTCTCTGCCTGATTGGGATATCGTTCTCAACTCGGCCTCTTGCTGCCGCAATCCACACGCTCCAGGCGCGATCATGCCCGATGCCCGCGCGCCCCTACCATCTTCAGCGGGCAGCGGCATGGATGCCCACCTCGTCGAACTTCCTACACCTAGCCGAAGGATATCTCGACATCGCCCGCGTCAACCCCGAAGCCGCACAAATACTCATGCGCGAAGCCCTCGAGTCAATCCGTATCCCTACAAGGATTCATTCAGGAGACACTCACTGCCTTCGTCTTTCTGGAAGTCTTCTTCACTATATCGATCGAATCAGTGACGGCCGTCTCCTCGCACAACGAGCCCGCCTCTTGGACTACGCCGGGAAATGA
- a CDS encoding polysaccharide biosynthesis tyrosine autokinase yields the protein MSELESESPDIELTHYLEVLLRRRWIVLATFAVVMLSSALYTLTTRPTYRATALLLIEKERSGTAVFTNGSMIEASNEDYYQTQYRLLKSDTLIERIYDDLQLATSADFPMPGGPELLKRAITIAPIMRSRLVNVHVDSHDSRTAAAIANAICDRFVEQNLANQLFISKEVLHALQLSGTDAETRALHEALPSVVNNKLIQDLKADYAKLQSQYADQSRRYTEKHPALASLRSNMAALRSQIDSETLKVVQSMKTELSGQLKGNNVRVVDPAKVPVAPFKPKVGKTFLIGIILGAFLAALAAFLVEALDQSLRTQEDVELKLNQPFLGSIPYSQDLALKARIYQPLVEKESSLTSESFRNLRTMVDFAGVADRARQIMVTSTMQEEGKTYIASNLAVAIAQLGENVLLIDGDLRRPKLHRNFHVTSERGVSDFLATGESMEEAETSLREVPGVPNLRILPCGTRPPNPSELLNTPKLAALVTWAKSRFDRVIVDCPPMFPIHDTMLWGRHIRAAVFVVRYGKTRTPLVRNAAQRLKAAGVKVLGVSVNAARPSGLTYAAYGYHYQQYYTDYTTAKPASVKS from the coding sequence ATGTCCGAACTCGAATCAGAATCCCCTGACATCGAATTGACGCACTACCTCGAGGTGCTCCTTCGCCGGCGTTGGATTGTCCTTGCGACCTTCGCAGTCGTGATGCTGTCCTCCGCCCTCTACACCCTTACAACCCGCCCCACCTACCGCGCCACTGCCCTCCTACTGATCGAGAAGGAGCGCAGCGGGACAGCAGTCTTCACGAACGGCTCAATGATCGAGGCGAGCAACGAAGACTACTATCAGACCCAATACCGCCTCCTCAAAAGCGACACGCTGATCGAGCGCATCTATGACGACCTGCAGCTCGCGACAAGCGCTGACTTCCCCATGCCGGGCGGACCGGAACTTCTCAAGCGAGCCATCACCATCGCGCCCATCATGCGAAGCCGCCTCGTCAACGTCCATGTCGACTCCCATGATTCACGCACCGCAGCCGCCATCGCGAACGCAATATGCGATCGATTCGTCGAACAAAACCTTGCGAATCAGCTCTTCATCTCGAAAGAAGTGCTCCACGCCCTTCAGTTGAGCGGCACCGACGCGGAGACGCGCGCTCTCCATGAAGCATTGCCTTCCGTCGTCAATAACAAGCTGATCCAGGACCTCAAGGCCGACTATGCAAAGCTGCAGTCACAGTACGCCGATCAGTCTAGGCGCTACACCGAAAAGCACCCCGCGCTCGCGTCATTGAGGTCGAACATGGCCGCACTGCGGTCCCAGATTGATTCGGAGACGCTGAAGGTCGTCCAGAGCATGAAAACGGAACTCTCCGGTCAGCTCAAGGGCAACAATGTCAGGGTCGTAGACCCGGCGAAGGTTCCCGTAGCCCCATTCAAGCCGAAAGTCGGGAAGACCTTCCTCATCGGCATCATCCTCGGCGCATTCCTTGCAGCCCTCGCGGCATTTCTTGTCGAGGCGCTCGACCAATCCCTGCGCACGCAAGAGGACGTCGAGTTGAAGCTGAACCAGCCCTTTCTCGGGTCCATCCCGTACTCCCAGGATCTCGCGTTAAAAGCTCGCATCTACCAGCCGCTCGTAGAGAAGGAGAGCTCGCTCACAAGTGAGTCGTTCCGCAATCTGCGAACGATGGTCGACTTCGCCGGCGTCGCAGACCGCGCCCGCCAAATCATGGTCACGAGTACGATGCAGGAGGAGGGCAAGACCTACATCGCCTCCAACCTCGCCGTCGCGATTGCGCAACTCGGGGAGAACGTGCTCCTCATCGATGGGGACCTCCGCCGCCCGAAGCTCCATAGGAACTTCCACGTGACGAGTGAGCGCGGCGTCAGCGACTTCCTCGCTACCGGAGAAAGCATGGAAGAGGCGGAGACCTCCTTGCGCGAAGTCCCGGGAGTCCCGAACCTGCGGATCCTTCCATGCGGGACGCGTCCGCCGAACCCCTCCGAGCTCCTGAACACCCCGAAGCTCGCAGCTCTCGTGACTTGGGCAAAGTCGCGATTCGATCGCGTCATCGTCGACTGCCCACCGATGTTCCCAATCCACGATACCATGCTATGGGGCCGCCACATCCGCGCCGCGGTCTTCGTCGTCCGTTATGGGAAGACCCGCACACCGCTGGTCCGTAATGCCGCACAGCGGCTGAAAGCCGCTGGTGTCAAAGTCCTCGGCGTGAGCGTCAACGCTGCCCGCCCCAGCGGGCTGACATATGCGGCCTACGGCTACCACTATCAGCAATACTACACGGACTATACCACTGCAAAACCCGCGTCCGTCAAAAGCTGA
- a CDS encoding polysaccharide biosynthesis/export family protein, translated as MSRELRLLPIIFLLAGCSTLSQSTSASNPTPSADAPASADKQTAAEAAAIASVLQQLKQKGSDYKIGAADLVEITVYREEELNRTARVSQNGSISLPLVGAVQVGGKTPAEAETYIAGKLKDFLVSPQVTIFIKEYGNKKVFVLGEVTKPGSYELPPESKLTVLEAISLAGGFTQVAAKDRTKVIRTTSDGRSQNPTVEVSAITTRGEKNKDLPLEPNDVVYVPQSFF; from the coding sequence ATGAGCCGAGAACTCCGCCTCCTCCCCATCATTTTCCTCCTTGCCGGCTGTTCGACCCTCTCCCAATCGACATCCGCATCAAATCCGACTCCCTCCGCCGACGCGCCAGCGTCGGCGGACAAGCAGACCGCCGCCGAGGCCGCCGCCATCGCCTCCGTCCTCCAGCAGCTCAAGCAGAAGGGCTCCGACTACAAGATCGGCGCCGCCGACCTCGTCGAGATCACCGTCTACCGCGAGGAGGAGCTCAACCGCACCGCCCGCGTCAGCCAGAACGGCAGCATCTCCCTGCCTCTCGTCGGCGCCGTGCAGGTGGGGGGGAAGACCCCCGCCGAGGCCGAGACCTACATCGCCGGCAAGCTCAAGGACTTCCTCGTCAGCCCGCAAGTCACCATCTTCATCAAAGAGTACGGCAACAAGAAGGTCTTCGTCCTCGGCGAAGTCACGAAACCCGGCTCCTACGAACTTCCACCGGAATCGAAGCTCACCGTCCTCGAAGCCATCTCTCTCGCGGGCGGCTTCACCCAGGTCGCGGCCAAGGACCGTACCAAGGTCATCCGCACGACCTCCGACGGCAGGAGCCAGAATCCGACCGTCGAAGTCTCCGCCATCACGACGCGGGGAGAGAAGAACAAGGATCTTCCTCTTGAGCCGAACGACGTCGTCTACGTCCCGCAGAGCTTCTTCTGA
- a CDS encoding outer membrane beta-barrel protein, producing MRTLKAVIALVALIPALAFAQGKPGIRFGPLELHPYAKIAGTYDSNIYMVSPDLSAVQQGGGVKKAVISDNTFGVNAKLALTSMHTFEGGYEVAALFYSTMPKANDTINQKASLNYVYKGPMGLSAKVGDTYLNTMDPAFSESATRERRWQNTANLTGEYSILEGPAFVGVNAEQVTHKYLSSSMGALLNRYEQIFGLKGGYKVLPKTRVYAGYRRQIIHYSVHTDLPKDNKSHFIDLGVEGNIAPKLTGKIEASMSLRDYDNNNAGKSTATYVHNWAMTTQLVWKPLERCQTTLGVTRSLQESTFADNRYYESTAFNLGLTHKLPWKLTATIGAGATFDRYPKLSAVTVTGPNGTSGTTVGTRKDHIYSQNLGLDYEMKSWATIFASYSHKQKFSNFSGQYNYCDHQVSAGVKLAL from the coding sequence ATCCCCGCGCTCGCCTTCGCGCAGGGCAAGCCGGGCATCCGCTTCGGCCCGCTCGAACTGCACCCGTACGCGAAGATCGCGGGGACCTATGACTCGAACATCTACATGGTCTCCCCGGACCTCAGCGCGGTCCAGCAGGGCGGCGGCGTGAAGAAGGCCGTCATCTCCGATAACACCTTCGGAGTCAACGCCAAGCTCGCGCTCACCAGCATGCACACCTTCGAGGGCGGCTACGAAGTGGCCGCGCTGTTCTACTCGACGATGCCGAAGGCCAACGACACCATCAACCAGAAAGCGTCATTGAACTACGTCTACAAGGGGCCGATGGGCTTGAGCGCCAAGGTTGGCGACACCTACCTCAACACCATGGACCCCGCCTTCTCCGAGAGCGCGACCCGCGAGCGCCGCTGGCAGAACACGGCGAACCTCACGGGCGAGTACTCCATCCTCGAAGGCCCCGCCTTCGTCGGCGTCAACGCCGAGCAGGTCACTCACAAGTATCTGAGCTCCTCGATGGGCGCCCTCCTCAACCGCTACGAGCAGATCTTCGGGCTCAAGGGCGGCTACAAGGTCCTGCCCAAGACCCGCGTGTACGCCGGCTACCGCCGCCAGATCATCCACTACAGCGTGCACACCGACCTGCCCAAGGACAACAAGTCGCATTTCATCGACCTGGGCGTCGAGGGGAATATCGCCCCCAAGCTCACCGGCAAGATCGAGGCGAGCATGTCCTTGCGCGACTACGACAACAACAACGCCGGCAAGAGCACGGCAACCTACGTGCACAACTGGGCGATGACGACCCAGCTCGTCTGGAAGCCGCTCGAGCGCTGCCAGACGACGCTCGGCGTGACCCGCTCCCTGCAGGAATCGACCTTTGCCGACAACCGCTACTACGAGTCCACCGCCTTCAACCTCGGCCTCACCCACAAGCTCCCCTGGAAGCTCACGGCGACCATCGGAGCCGGCGCGACCTTCGACCGCTACCCGAAGCTCTCCGCCGTCACGGTGACGGGCCCCAACGGCACCTCGGGCACGACGGTCGGGACCCGCAAGGACCACATCTACAGCCAGAACCTCGGCCTCGACTACGAGATGAAGTCCTGGGCGACGATCTTCGCGAGCTACAGCCACAAGCAGAAGTTCTCGAACTTCTCCGGCCAGTACAACTACTGCGACCATCAGGTGTCCGCAGGCGTGAAGCTGGCCCTGTAG